From a region of the Thermoplasmata archaeon genome:
- a CDS encoding PKD domain-containing protein: MKRDLFERILGIGVLALGLAVILFTFSQALAIATNPGPWLGGQLPQNPQQAGPIASFDWTSSDATVTFADSSGPGDASIVSWDWDFGDGQRGSVPNPTHTYSSYTAYQASLVVRDANGKESIALAQVTTVLGDTRSGRGFNTPTAAGLNLNLDLAELLLPVAIVFLTSGLFLVMTVAGGSIMKAGWNILKPKPETIHVRLKPKHLAQALEEDSTLTIPPPPAT, encoded by the coding sequence ATGAAACGCGATCTCTTCGAGCGGATCCTCGGAATCGGGGTCCTCGCCCTCGGCCTCGCGGTCATCTTGTTCACGTTCTCCCAGGCGCTGGCAATCGCGACGAACCCGGGCCCGTGGCTCGGCGGCCAACTCCCGCAAAACCCGCAGCAGGCGGGACCGATCGCCTCGTTCGACTGGACGAGCAGCGACGCCACCGTCACGTTCGCGGACTCGAGCGGACCGGGAGACGCCTCGATCGTCTCATGGGACTGGGACTTCGGCGACGGGCAGCGGGGCAGCGTGCCGAATCCGACGCATACCTACTCGTCGTACACGGCATACCAGGCGAGCCTCGTCGTCCGGGATGCGAATGGGAAGGAGAGCATCGCGTTGGCTCAGGTCACGACGGTCCTCGGCGACACGCGATCCGGACGGGGCTTCAACACGCCGACCGCCGCGGGACTGAACCTCAACCTGGACCTCGCGGAGCTCCTCCTTCCGGTCGCGATCGTCTTCCTCACCTCCGGCCTCTTCCTCGTCATGACCGTCGCGGGCGGGTCGATCATGAAGGCGGGCTGGAACATCTTGAAACCAAAGCCGGAGACGATCCACGTCCGGCTGAAGCCGAAGCACCTCGCCCAGGCGCTCGAGGAGGACTCGACGCTGACAATCCCGCCGCCCCCCGCGACGTAG
- the ftsZ gene encoding cell division protein FtsZ, whose product MGLETAQRSGNQSFLDTFAFGRPRVLVIGCGGAGGNSVARLHRMGIHGARTVVVNTDAVHLDSIQADRKVLIGGGVTRGMGAGGKPEIGERCAELAEEELRNQIGDADLTFITVGLGGGTGTGIAPFVADLAQAAGSVVITLATTPFRAERGRMGNARAGIQRLRGCSDSLIVLDNNRLLDLVPNLPVEHAFAVMDHLISEVIKGITESITLPSLINLDFSDVRTILESGGTSTVFYGENAEDDTDQVVSDTLDNPLLDVDYRGASGALIHISAGPGLRLRTANAVVEGLTEEIRADANVIFGVRVDPKYEGILRVLAIMTGVRSPIVDAVQGSVSIADVVSESSQSDSLASDFPRTPGRR is encoded by the coding sequence ATGGGCCTCGAGACCGCGCAGCGTTCCGGGAACCAGTCGTTCCTCGACACGTTTGCGTTCGGCCGGCCGCGGGTCCTCGTCATCGGATGCGGGGGCGCGGGAGGGAACTCCGTCGCCCGGCTGCACCGGATGGGCATCCACGGGGCCCGGACCGTCGTCGTGAACACGGACGCCGTGCACCTCGATTCGATCCAAGCGGACCGTAAGGTCTTGATCGGCGGCGGGGTCACGCGCGGGATGGGAGCGGGCGGCAAGCCCGAGATCGGCGAGCGATGCGCAGAGCTCGCCGAGGAGGAACTACGGAATCAGATCGGCGACGCCGACCTCACGTTCATCACGGTCGGCCTCGGCGGCGGCACGGGGACGGGAATCGCCCCGTTCGTCGCGGATCTGGCGCAGGCCGCAGGCAGCGTCGTCATCACCCTGGCCACGACGCCGTTCCGGGCGGAGCGGGGCCGGATGGGCAACGCCCGGGCCGGGATCCAGCGTCTCCGGGGTTGCTCCGACTCGCTCATCGTGCTGGACAACAACCGCTTGCTCGACCTCGTCCCGAACTTGCCCGTCGAACATGCGTTCGCCGTGATGGACCATCTAATCAGCGAGGTCATCAAAGGCATCACGGAGTCGATCACGCTCCCCTCCTTGATCAACTTAGACTTCAGCGACGTGCGCACGATCCTCGAGTCGGGTGGGACGTCGACCGTGTTCTACGGGGAGAACGCGGAAGACGACACGGACCAAGTCGTTTCCGATACCCTCGACAACCCGCTCCTCGACGTCGATTACCGGGGCGCGAGCGGTGCGCTGATCCACATCAGCGCTGGCCCGGGCCTCCGCCTGCGGACGGCAAATGCGGTGGTGGAGGGTCTGACGGAGGAAATTCGGGCCGACGCGAACGTCATCTTCGGGGTCCGGGTGGATCCCAAATATGAGGGGATCCTCCGGGTTCTCGCGATCATGACGGGGGTCCGATCCCCCATCGTCGACGCGGTGCAAGGCTCCGTCTCCATCGCGGACGTTGTCTCCGAGTCCTCGCAGTCGGACTCCCTCGCGAGCGACTTCCCGCGGACGCCGGGTCGTCGCTGA
- a CDS encoding ribbon-helix-helix domain-containing protein, translating into MPAESERVTIRLPPDKVKALHQLVKSGEFDTVSDAIRAAIDRFIDIHFAPDYIRKLMIELPKGNVVDLQQLVKSGDSVSVEDAVRNAVREYVRRRLHKAMEGAER; encoded by the coding sequence ATGCCAGCGGAATCGGAACGGGTTACAATTCGTTTGCCACCGGACAAGGTCAAGGCGCTCCACCAGCTCGTGAAGAGCGGGGAGTTCGACACCGTGTCCGATGCGATCCGCGCCGCGATCGACCGGTTCATCGACATCCATTTCGCGCCGGATTACATTCGCAAGCTCATGATCGAGCTGCCGAAGGGGAACGTGGTGGACCTGCAGCAGCTCGTGAAGTCGGGCGACTCCGTGTCCGTCGAAGACGCGGTCCGCAACGCGGTCCGGGAGTACGTCCGCCGCCGGCTCCACAAGGCCATGGAAGGGGCCGAGCGCTAG
- a CDS encoding nicotinamidase: MGPTLALLVVDVQNDFCPGGALGVPDGDSIIPRINRTIRLFERRGLPILFTRDLHPRETKHFKAFGGAWPPHCVQGTKGARFHPDLAIPDRAMILSKGMDAEQDSYSAFQALTGRGRDLESVLQEIGVGELFICGLATDYCVRASTLDALRRGLKVHVLKDAIRGVDVRPGDSELAIREMRAHGAAFAETRGLAKLLPPA; encoded by the coding sequence GTGGGCCCGACGCTCGCCTTGCTGGTAGTCGACGTCCAGAACGACTTCTGTCCGGGCGGGGCGCTCGGCGTTCCGGACGGCGATTCGATCATCCCGCGCATCAACCGCACGATCCGGCTCTTCGAGAGGCGGGGTCTCCCGATCCTTTTCACCCGGGACTTGCATCCGCGCGAGACGAAGCACTTCAAGGCGTTCGGCGGGGCGTGGCCGCCTCACTGCGTCCAAGGCACGAAAGGCGCGCGGTTCCATCCGGACCTCGCGATCCCGGATCGCGCGATGATCCTCTCCAAGGGCATGGATGCGGAGCAAGACTCGTACTCCGCCTTCCAGGCCCTGACGGGCCGGGGTCGAGACCTCGAATCGGTCCTGCAGGAGATTGGCGTCGGCGAACTCTTCATCTGCGGACTCGCAACGGACTACTGCGTCCGAGCGTCGACGCTCGATGCGCTGCGTCGCGGCCTGAAAGTCCACGTGTTGAAAGATGCGATCCGCGGCGTCGACGTGAGGCCGGGCGACTCGGAATTGGCGATTCGGGAGATGCGCGCCCACGGGGCCGCCTTCGCGGAGACCCGGGGCCTCGCGAAGCTCCTGCCGCCCGCGTGA
- a CDS encoding NUDIX domain-containing protein, which yields MADAFARFGRVPIVRRTRMAAPDDPSFRGRGRAPFWAAGGLIHDGRGSVVLVRVRRPSSAGMWFTPGGLLEKGERTDAGLRREVLEEVGIGLRDPVLTRIIHEAVTDGVRVRHGYFAQFIARASATDLRPGHEVVEARWFDLLPPDMAFRDDYGEDFDRIRDAPTF from the coding sequence ATGGCGGACGCCTTCGCCCGTTTCGGTCGCGTCCCGATCGTGCGGCGGACCCGGATGGCCGCGCCGGACGACCCTTCTTTCCGCGGACGCGGCCGTGCCCCCTTCTGGGCGGCGGGCGGCCTCATCCACGACGGCCGGGGGTCCGTGGTCCTGGTCCGCGTCCGGCGGCCTTCCTCCGCCGGCATGTGGTTCACGCCCGGCGGGTTGCTCGAGAAGGGCGAGCGGACCGACGCCGGGCTACGCCGGGAAGTCCTCGAGGAAGTCGGGATCGGACTCCGCGATCCGGTCCTCACGAGGATCATCCACGAGGCGGTCACGGACGGCGTCCGGGTTCGCCACGGCTACTTCGCGCAGTTCATCGCACGCGCCTCGGCGACGGACCTCCGCCCGGGCCACGAGGTGGTCGAGGCGCGTTGGTTCGACCTCCTCCCACCGGACATGGCGTTCCGGGACGACTACGGGGAGGACTTCGACCGAATCCGGGATGCGCCAACCTTTTAG
- a CDS encoding transcriptional regulator: MPLEDVTDRANKVYDAMKSAGITSEEKMRDAEAITKMSKLSKNFVLQALQELQSKGYARRKAREKAAGYYLVK; this comes from the coding sequence GTGCCCCTCGAGGACGTCACGGACCGGGCCAACAAGGTCTACGACGCGATGAAGTCCGCCGGCATCACGTCGGAGGAGAAGATGCGGGATGCGGAAGCGATCACCAAGATGTCGAAGCTCTCGAAGAATTTCGTCCTGCAGGCCCTCCAAGAATTGCAGTCGAAAGGCTACGCGAGACGGAAGGCCCGGGAGAAAGCCGCGGGCTACTACCTCGTCAAGTGA